A window of Malania oleifera isolate guangnan ecotype guangnan chromosome 5, ASM2987363v1, whole genome shotgun sequence contains these coding sequences:
- the LOC131156058 gene encoding nuclear transcription factor Y subunit B-5-like has translation MGDNTAGSSSTSGGASREVGDGMIKEQDRLLPIANVGRIMKQILPPNAKISKEAKETMQECVSEFISFVTGEASDKCQKEKRKTVNGDDICWALGTLGFDDYAEPLKRYLHIYRELDGERANQNKGFSNQ, from the coding sequence ATGGGTGATAACACTGCAGGAAGCAGTAGTACTAGTGGTGGTGCCTCAAGAGAAGTGGGAGATGGGATGATCAAGGAGCAAGACCGGCTGCTACCGATAGCGAATGTGGGAAGAATCATGAAGCAGATCCTTCCTCCGAATGCAAAAATCTCAAAAGAAGCTAAAGAGACAATGCAGGAGTGTGTGTCTGAATTCATCAGCTTCGTCACCGGGGAAGCGTCAGACAAGTGTCAAAAGGAGAAGCGAAAGACGGTGAATGGGGACGACATTTGCTGGGCGCTGGGAACGCTAGGGTTTGACGACTACGCTGAGCCATTGAAAAGGTATCTGCATATATATAGGGAGTTAGATGGGGAGAGAGCTAACCAAAACAAGGGTTTCAGCAATCAATGA